In one Mycoplasmopsis canis PG 14 genomic region, the following are encoded:
- the rnr gene encoding ribonuclease R, which yields MDAKKVINFISQAKSRTFLEIAKHFRISPSNNRELTSLLSVLQKDYKVFKNSKDEYYTVDLIGTIEGVLSVSAKGSFGFVDYDIDLENNTKKSAYIKNFNFNGALHSDLVKVNLYQNTKIEGSSIDGVVTEIVQRNNEEIQGFIKQKNSINYFVPVDARFQSLTWTITSSKIQPKLNDLVVAKIIKYDQKNIFIELDRVITNEADPMVYVKYYLENIKAPSNFPSSMDEEISAIPKNIEFEDKTKRVDLTKKMIVTIDGDDTKDFDDAIYVEKLDNGNFLLGVYIADVSYYVKEGTAIDEEALKRGTSIYLVDRVIPMLPVELSNGICSLNPNEKRFVIACEMEIDKFGKNVNVNIFEGIIESRFRLTYKQVDKYFNEGDISLDVTRQDVQELTQMLDKAKELSLILHDYKVKEGYVDFEITEPKIKLDENGSVKEIIINQRGFSEVLIEDFMVRANETVAKFLFDKKFPALYRVHELPDEMKISNLKNSLSAVGIKNVSLKANTITPLKFASFVNEIKKTRDDDFIKLMFLRTMQKAVYSNNNIGHFGLASEFYCHFTSPIRRYPDLVIHRTIRELVFNKNYNLIDKFTENMAVYGDLNTKSEQKAVQIERNVNDLKFAEYLKNNVGKTYKAQILSILPFGFFVEFDFKASGLVHKSTLVDGTYEANELLTKLSSEKRTFTIGDYVNVVILNTDLVEGKVDCVLEDLYEEFINNKKKNLEVKKQEKNNKKQKNYVKK from the coding sequence ATGGATGCGAAAAAAGTAATAAATTTTATTAGCCAAGCAAAATCAAGAACTTTTTTAGAAATTGCTAAACATTTTAGGATTTCTCCTTCAAATAATAGAGAATTAACTTCACTGCTTTCAGTTCTTCAAAAGGATTACAAGGTTTTCAAGAATTCTAAGGATGAATATTATACTGTTGATTTAATTGGGACAATTGAAGGTGTTTTATCGGTATCAGCAAAAGGAAGTTTTGGTTTTGTTGATTATGATATTGATTTAGAAAATAATACAAAAAAAAGTGCTTATATAAAAAATTTTAATTTTAATGGAGCTTTACACAGTGATTTAGTTAAGGTTAACTTATATCAAAATACAAAAATTGAAGGAAGTTCTATAGATGGTGTAGTAACCGAAATTGTTCAAAGAAATAATGAAGAAATTCAAGGATTTATAAAACAAAAAAATTCTATAAATTACTTTGTTCCAGTTGATGCTAGATTCCAGAGTTTGACATGAACAATAACATCTAGTAAAATTCAACCTAAATTAAATGATTTAGTTGTTGCTAAGATTATCAAATATGATCAAAAAAATATTTTTATAGAATTAGATAGGGTAATAACTAACGAAGCAGATCCTATGGTTTATGTAAAATATTATCTTGAAAATATAAAAGCGCCAAGCAATTTTCCTTCTTCGATGGATGAAGAGATTTCGGCAATACCTAAAAATATTGAATTTGAAGATAAAACAAAAAGAGTAGATTTGACTAAAAAAATGATTGTCACTATTGATGGCGATGATACAAAGGATTTTGACGATGCGATTTATGTCGAAAAATTAGATAACGGAAATTTTCTTTTAGGTGTTTATATAGCTGATGTTTCTTATTATGTTAAAGAAGGAACTGCAATTGATGAGGAAGCTCTTAAAAGAGGGACAAGCATCTATTTAGTTGATAGAGTAATACCTATGTTGCCAGTTGAACTTTCTAATGGTATTTGTTCTTTGAATCCAAACGAGAAAAGATTTGTAATTGCTTGTGAAATGGAAATCGATAAGTTTGGAAAAAATGTCAATGTAAACATTTTTGAAGGAATTATAGAAAGTAGATTTAGGTTGACTTATAAACAAGTTGATAAGTATTTCAATGAAGGTGATATTTCGTTAGATGTCACTAGACAAGACGTTCAAGAATTAACTCAAATGTTGGATAAAGCTAAAGAGTTAAGTTTAATACTTCATGATTACAAAGTCAAAGAAGGATATGTCGACTTTGAAATAACAGAACCTAAAATCAAATTAGATGAGAATGGTTCTGTAAAAGAAATAATCATAAATCAAAGAGGCTTTTCTGAAGTATTAATAGAAGACTTTATGGTTAGAGCTAATGAAACGGTTGCAAAATTTTTATTTGATAAGAAATTTCCAGCATTATATAGAGTTCATGAGTTACCTGATGAAATGAAAATTAGTAATTTAAAAAACTCACTAAGTGCAGTTGGCATAAAAAATGTATCACTAAAAGCAAACACGATAACTCCATTAAAATTTGCTTCCTTTGTAAATGAAATAAAGAAAACAAGAGATGATGATTTTATTAAATTAATGTTTTTAAGAACAATGCAAAAAGCTGTATATTCAAATAATAACATCGGTCACTTTGGTTTAGCATCTGAATTTTATTGTCATTTTACAAGCCCGATAAGAAGGTATCCAGATTTAGTGATACACAGAACAATTAGGGAATTAGTATTTAACAAGAATTATAATTTAATTGATAAGTTCACCGAAAATATGGCGGTATATGGTGATTTGAATACAAAGTCAGAACAAAAAGCCGTGCAAATCGAAAGAAATGTTAATGATCTTAAGTTTGCTGAATATTTAAAAAACAATGTTGGTAAAACTTATAAAGCGCAAATTTTAAGTATTTTACCATTTGGTTTCTTTGTTGAGTTTGATTTTAAAGCTAGTGGATTAGTGCACAAAAGCACTTTAGTAGACGGAACTTATGAAGCTAACGAATTATTAACTAAATTATCTAGCGAAAAAAGAACATTCACAATCGGAGATTATGTTAATGTTGTTATTCTTAACACAGATTTAGTAGAGGGAAAAGTAGATTGTGTCCTTGAAGATTTATATGAAGAGTTCATTAATAATAAAAAGAAAAATTTAGAAGTTAAAAAACAAGAAAAAAATAACAAGAAGCAAAAAAACTATGTTAAAAAGTAA
- a CDS encoding tRNA1(Val) (adenine(37)-N6)-methyltransferase yields MLKSKEFEGRNLVKNSLGFDSDLYVYQDKDMFNYSVDTILLGNFIYLNNKITNALEIGANNGALSIFVAARNKKLKIDALEIQTKAAELAKENIKLNKMEEQIKIINEDFNNFWVLHNKNNHRKYQTIFCNPPFYEFDKTKVKSNVSNEILTATHEISLTLEQLIQGCSKIIEQKGFLSLVLPIERSIDAFVLMRKYKFEPKRIQYVFTRLTEKPKFALIEARYQTGSGAHFLKNIYLHDHNNKTNHDYLPEVKKIYKPIKVEGE; encoded by the coding sequence ATGTTAAAAAGTAAAGAATTTGAAGGTAGAAATCTTGTAAAGAACTCATTAGGCTTTGATAGCGATTTATATGTTTATCAAGATAAAGATATGTTTAATTACTCAGTTGACACAATTCTGCTTGGAAATTTTATTTATTTGAACAACAAGATTACAAATGCCTTAGAAATCGGCGCAAATAATGGAGCTTTGTCAATTTTTGTTGCCGCAAGAAATAAAAAATTAAAAATTGACGCTCTAGAGATTCAAACAAAAGCTGCCGAATTAGCGAAAGAGAATATCAAGCTAAATAAAATGGAAGAGCAAATAAAAATTATTAATGAAGATTTTAATAATTTTTGAGTTTTACATAATAAAAATAATCATAGAAAGTATCAAACAATTTTTTGTAATCCTCCTTTTTATGAATTTGATAAGACAAAAGTAAAATCAAATGTTTCTAATGAAATTTTAACCGCAACTCACGAAATTTCTTTAACGCTTGAACAACTTATTCAAGGGTGTTCAAAAATAATTGAGCAAAAGGGATTTTTAAGTTTAGTTTTGCCTATTGAAAGATCAATAGACGCTTTTGTACTAATGCGTAAATACAAATTTGAGCCTAAAAGAATTCAATATGTTTTTACAAGACTCACCGAAAAACCTAAATTCGCTCTTATTGAAGCGAGATACCAAACTGGGTCAGGCGCACACTTTTTAAAAAATATTTACTTACATGATCACAATAATAAAACCAATCATGATTATTTACCAGAGGTAAAGAAAATTTATAAACCCATAAAAGTTGAAGGAGAATAA
- the metG gene encoding methionine--tRNA ligase yields the protein MKKFYITTPIYYASGNLHIGHLYTTTLAWTIANFKKLMGYDVRMLTGSDEHGLKIQQKAEEMNKDPQELVDELSTKFIQMWKDFDIDYHYFWRTSNPDHKKRVQKIFSFFLEKGYIYKGEYKGLYSVSDEEFLTETQAIKKDGKFYHPVSHKELEWISEESYFFDMKKFVPWLVDYIEENEKWLMPIKTKNEILSNFINVGLENLSVTRTNISWGIKVLEDPKHTLYVWLDALCNYITALDFDTNDRDSKDFYEFWNSDNVEVVHLVGKEITRFHMIYWPIFLKALEIKQPTRIQSHGWILDDQGRKMSKSLNNVVDPYDLLSKYHPEMIKYFFASQISFGEDGLFDEKRFIDIVNSDLINNFGNLVSRTLKMKSNSFNNQSLKYFKNKNEIDIEIEGKISEFKNLFIDEFEDYKVDKALKAAILLSDSLNKYIDLTKPWTLKEELGRLEEVLIRLLNGIYAVATMLQVVLPKKMDEVRIALGVEELNIKNIEDFNKFENKKQQNEFMLFERIKR from the coding sequence ATGAAAAAGTTTTACATAACTACACCAATTTATTATGCAAGTGGTAATTTACATATAGGTCACTTATATACCACTACATTAGCATGGACTATAGCGAATTTTAAAAAACTTATGGGTTATGACGTAAGGATGCTAACTGGTAGTGATGAGCATGGATTAAAAATTCAACAAAAAGCAGAAGAAATGAATAAAGATCCTCAAGAACTAGTGGATGAATTATCGACTAAATTTATTCAAATGTGAAAAGACTTCGATATTGATTATCACTATTTTTGAAGAACGAGCAATCCTGATCATAAAAAAAGAGTTCAGAAGATTTTTAGTTTTTTTCTAGAAAAAGGTTATATTTATAAAGGAGAATATAAAGGTTTATATTCCGTTAGTGATGAAGAGTTCTTGACAGAAACTCAAGCAATTAAAAAAGATGGAAAATTTTACCACCCAGTAAGTCATAAAGAACTTGAATGAATTTCTGAAGAAAGTTACTTTTTTGATATGAAAAAGTTCGTACCATGACTTGTTGATTATATTGAAGAAAATGAAAAATGATTAATGCCAATAAAAACTAAAAATGAAATTTTATCCAACTTTATTAATGTAGGTTTAGAAAATCTTTCTGTTACAAGAACTAACATATCTTGAGGTATAAAAGTTCTAGAAGACCCTAAACACACATTATATGTTTGATTGGATGCATTGTGTAATTATATTACTGCTTTAGATTTCGATACTAACGATAGAGATTCGAAAGATTTTTACGAATTTTGAAATTCTGATAATGTTGAGGTAGTGCATTTAGTAGGTAAAGAAATAACTAGATTCCATATGATTTATTGACCAATTTTTTTAAAAGCATTAGAAATTAAGCAACCTACTAGAATACAATCTCACGGATGAATTTTAGATGATCAAGGAAGAAAGATGTCAAAATCATTGAATAATGTTGTTGATCCATATGATCTTTTATCTAAGTACCACCCAGAAATGATAAAATATTTCTTTGCTTCACAAATAAGTTTTGGAGAAGATGGCTTATTTGATGAAAAAAGATTTATTGATATAGTAAATTCTGATTTAATTAATAACTTTGGTAATTTGGTTTCAAGAACATTGAAAATGAAATCTAACTCATTTAATAATCAATCATTAAAATATTTTAAAAATAAAAATGAAATCGATATCGAAATTGAAGGAAAGATTTCAGAATTTAAAAATCTATTCATTGATGAGTTTGAAGATTATAAAGTTGATAAAGCCTTAAAAGCAGCTATTTTACTAAGTGATTCATTAAACAAATACATCGATTTAACAAAACCATGAACTTTGAAAGAAGAGTTAGGCAGACTTGAAGAAGTTCTTATTAGATTATTGAATGGAATTTATGCAGTTGCTACAATGTTGCAAGTAGTCTTACCTAAAAAAATGGATGAAGTTCGTATTGCTCTTGGTGTAGAAGAACTAAACATAAAAAACATAGAGGACTTTAATAAGTTCGAAAATAAAAAACAACAAAATGAATTTATGTTGTTTGAAAGAATTAAGAGGTAA